The following proteins come from a genomic window of Flavobacterium eburneipallidum:
- a CDS encoding patatin-like phospholipase family protein, protein MRIKAIGNRQKPRSKKSTILPFAFCLLSFIFCLLPFASQAQDSIKKHKIGLVLSGGGAKGFAHIGVLKVLEEAGVKIDFIGGTSMGAVIGGLYASGYNAAQIDSIVRVTNFDNLLIDFIPRTSKSFYEKRNDELYALILPFNKLKIGVPQSLSKGMFNYNLFNQLMLHVRHVRDFKQLPIPFLCLATDIERGEQVVMDKGVLAQALYASSALPSVFSPVILDGRFLIDGGITNNYPIEEVRKMGADIIIGVDVQNGLRDREDLKDASKILFQITNLEMIKKMQRDSKNTNIYIKPDIKDYGAVSFEKAAEIIQRGEEAAFSVYESIDKLADKSNPYKKPKLKIESDSLHIVSILCKNLNSYSQNYIEGKLKFKAGAKISYKDLETGINNIDATYNFGAVTYSLEPNGKGDNLTLNFIENPVRTFLKFGLHYDGLFKSAVLVNLTNKKTFFKNDVASFDFMVGDNLRYNLDYYIDNGYNLSIGLKSQLNQFNKNVTNQIGSISGIPLDNLNSINVDLIDVSSQFYIQSIFVQKFLIGGGLEYKYVNIESETLSAVDPVLDRSNYTSAFVYMKYDSFDNKYFPKQGWYFTSDLHNYLFSSNYTRKFNPFSIAKADFGIAFQPLKKTTLKIQAEGGFTIGDDSVPFFDFVLGGYGYIPLNNFKPFYGYDFLSLAGNSYLKTSATLDFEVFKKNHLNFSVNHANIGANIFESLDWISLPKYSGYAVGYGLETIIGPLEVKYSWSPETSQGFTWFSIGFWF, encoded by the coding sequence ATGAGAATTAAGGCAATAGGCAATAGGCAAAAGCCAAGAAGCAAAAAGAGTACGATTTTGCCTTTTGCCTTTTGCCTATTGTCTTTTATCTTTTGCCTTTTGCCTTTTGCCTCGCAAGCTCAAGACAGCATCAAAAAACATAAAATCGGATTGGTTTTGAGTGGTGGTGGTGCCAAAGGGTTTGCGCATATTGGTGTTTTAAAAGTATTGGAAGAAGCGGGTGTCAAAATTGATTTCATTGGCGGAACTAGTATGGGAGCGGTTATTGGCGGACTTTATGCGTCGGGTTATAATGCTGCACAAATAGATTCTATCGTTAGAGTTACTAATTTTGACAATTTGCTGATTGATTTCATACCTCGAACCTCTAAAAGTTTTTATGAAAAACGAAATGATGAATTGTATGCTTTGATACTTCCTTTCAACAAACTCAAAATTGGTGTTCCACAATCGCTCTCCAAAGGAATGTTTAATTACAATTTATTCAATCAGCTCATGCTCCATGTAAGGCATGTTCGTGATTTTAAACAATTGCCCATTCCTTTTTTGTGCCTTGCTACAGATATTGAACGTGGCGAACAAGTAGTGATGGACAAAGGTGTTTTGGCGCAAGCCTTGTATGCCAGTTCAGCTTTGCCTTCGGTTTTTTCTCCTGTAATATTGGACGGAAGATTTTTAATCGACGGAGGGATTACTAATAATTATCCTATTGAAGAAGTGCGAAAAATGGGAGCCGACATCATTATTGGTGTCGATGTTCAAAATGGGTTGCGGGATCGTGAAGACCTTAAAGATGCTTCGAAAATATTGTTTCAGATTACCAATCTAGAGATGATAAAGAAAATGCAGCGCGATTCTAAAAACACCAATATTTACATTAAACCCGACATTAAAGACTATGGAGCGGTGTCTTTTGAAAAAGCAGCAGAAATTATTCAAAGAGGTGAGGAAGCGGCATTTTCAGTTTATGAAAGCATAGATAAACTAGCCGATAAATCGAATCCGTACAAAAAACCCAAGTTAAAGATTGAATCCGATAGTTTGCATATTGTTTCTATTTTATGTAAAAATTTGAATAGTTATTCCCAGAATTATATTGAGGGAAAACTAAAGTTTAAAGCAGGTGCTAAAATCAGTTACAAAGATTTAGAAACAGGTATTAATAATATTGATGCTACTTACAACTTTGGAGCCGTAACTTATTCGCTAGAACCTAATGGGAAAGGCGATAATTTGACGCTGAATTTTATTGAAAATCCAGTGCGAACTTTTTTGAAATTTGGATTGCATTATGACGGACTTTTCAAAAGTGCAGTTCTTGTGAATCTGACGAATAAAAAGACGTTTTTCAAAAACGATGTAGCTTCATTCGATTTTATGGTGGGTGATAATTTGCGTTATAATCTGGATTATTATATTGATAATGGGTATAATTTGAGTATTGGACTTAAGTCGCAGTTGAATCAATTTAATAAAAATGTAACCAATCAAATTGGGAGTATTTCGGGTATTCCTTTAGATAATTTGAATTCTATAAATGTAGATCTTATAGATGTTTCGAGTCAGTTTTATATTCAATCCATATTTGTACAGAAATTTTTAATAGGTGGTGGTTTAGAATATAAGTATGTCAATATAGAGTCAGAAACCTTATCAGCGGTTGATCCTGTTTTAGATAGGAGTAATTACACGAGTGCTTTTGTTTATATGAAATACGATTCTTTTGATAATAAATATTTTCCTAAACAAGGTTGGTATTTTACATCAGACTTGCATAATTATTTGTTTTCTTCTAATTACACTCGAAAATTCAATCCTTTTTCGATTGCCAAAGCTGATTTTGGAATAGCATTCCAGCCATTAAAGAAAACGACTTTGAAAATTCAAGCCGAAGGCGGTTTTACTATCGGTGATGATAGCGTTCCCTTTTTTGATTTTGTTTTAGGCGGTTATGGATATATTCCTTTGAATAATTTTAAGCCTTTTTATGGTTATGATTTTTTGAGTCTTGCTGGCAATAGTTATCTAAAAACTTCGGCTACACTCGATTTTGAGGTTTTCAAAAAGAATCATCTCAATTTTTCGGTCAATCATGCTAATATTGGAGCTAATATTTTCGAGTCACTAGATTGGATTTCGTTGCCTAAATATTCTGGATATGCCGTAGGATATGGTTTAGAAACCATTATTGGGCCATTAGAAGTAAAATATTCTTGGTCGCCTGAAACTTCACAAGGATTTACTTGGTTTAGCATTGGATTTTGGTTTTAA
- the uvrC gene encoding excinuclease ABC subunit UvrC → MLIPTLELQIQTLPDGPGVYQYYDKEGKILYVGKAKNLKKRVSSYFNKIHDTAKTNVLVKKIVTIKHIVVPTETDALLLENNLIKTLQPRYNVLLRDDKSYPWICIKKEPFSRIFSTRRLIKDGSEYFGPYTSFKTVSTILDLIKELYPLRTCNYDLSKSNIESGKFKVCLEYHIGNCKGPCEGYESLEDYQKQIDAIREILKGNFKESMKDFKKLMTDLAQDMRFEEAQKIKEKIEILENYQSRSTIINPKITNIDVFSIISDESAAFVNFLQISHGSIIRSHTMEIKKKLDESDEELLELAIIELRERFQLLSKEIIVPFEVDLGEKIKVTVPQLGDKKQILDLSIRNAKFYRIEQLKQLQIVDPDRHANRIMAQMQKDLRLPVEPRHIECFDNSNIQGTNPVSACVVFKDGKPSKKDYRHFNIKTVEGPDDFASMTEVVYRRYKRLLDENEPLPQLIIIDGGKGQLSSALKSIDELGLRGKITIIGIAKRLEELFYPGDSIPLYLDKKSETLKVIQQLRNEAHRFGITHHRDKRSKSALNSSIESIPGIGEKTMLTLIQHFKSVKRLKLATEKEISDVVGISKAKKITDFYSKNS, encoded by the coding sequence ATGCTAATCCCAACTCTAGAACTTCAAATTCAAACCTTGCCTGATGGTCCTGGCGTGTATCAATATTACGATAAGGAAGGGAAGATTTTGTATGTAGGCAAAGCCAAAAACCTAAAAAAAAGAGTTTCATCCTATTTCAATAAAATTCACGATACGGCCAAAACGAATGTCTTGGTCAAGAAAATTGTAACTATAAAACACATCGTCGTTCCTACGGAAACCGATGCGCTTTTACTGGAAAATAATCTTATCAAAACTCTGCAGCCACGATACAATGTGCTCTTAAGGGATGACAAAAGTTACCCTTGGATTTGTATCAAAAAAGAACCTTTTTCACGCATTTTTTCTACTAGACGATTGATTAAAGACGGATCCGAATATTTTGGACCTTACACCAGTTTCAAGACGGTAAGTACGATTTTAGATTTAATAAAAGAATTGTATCCGCTGCGAACCTGTAATTATGATTTAAGTAAATCGAATATCGAAAGTGGAAAATTCAAAGTCTGTTTGGAATATCATATTGGCAATTGCAAAGGCCCTTGTGAAGGCTACGAATCATTAGAAGATTACCAGAAACAAATTGATGCTATTCGAGAAATTCTGAAAGGGAATTTCAAAGAATCGATGAAGGATTTCAAGAAATTGATGACTGATTTGGCTCAAGATATGCGTTTTGAAGAAGCGCAGAAAATAAAAGAGAAAATAGAAATTCTTGAAAATTACCAATCTCGTTCAACGATTATCAATCCGAAAATTACGAATATCGATGTGTTTTCTATAATTTCGGACGAAAGTGCTGCTTTTGTCAATTTTCTGCAAATTTCCCACGGTTCGATTATTCGTTCGCACACTATGGAAATCAAGAAGAAACTGGACGAATCGGACGAAGAGTTATTAGAGTTGGCGATTATCGAACTTCGAGAGCGTTTTCAGTTGTTATCCAAAGAAATAATTGTTCCGTTTGAAGTCGATTTAGGCGAGAAAATAAAAGTTACCGTTCCGCAATTGGGCGATAAAAAGCAGATTTTGGATTTGTCCATTCGAAATGCAAAGTTTTACCGAATCGAACAGCTAAAACAACTCCAAATTGTAGATCCTGATCGTCACGCTAACCGAATTATGGCTCAAATGCAAAAAGATTTGCGATTGCCTGTAGAACCACGCCATATAGAATGTTTTGATAATTCAAATATTCAGGGAACCAATCCTGTTTCGGCTTGTGTGGTTTTTAAAGATGGAAAACCTAGTAAAAAAGATTACCGTCATTTCAATATCAAAACGGTCGAAGGCCCTGATGATTTTGCTTCGATGACCGAAGTGGTGTATAGAAGATACAAGCGATTATTGGACGAAAACGAACCCTTGCCGCAGCTCATCATCATTGATGGTGGAAAAGGACAATTATCCTCGGCTTTGAAAAGTATTGACGAACTGGGATTAAGAGGCAAAATCACGATTATAGGCATTGCTAAAAGGCTGGAAGAATTGTTTTATCCTGGCGATTCGATTCCGTTGTATTTGGACAAAAAATCAGAAACTTTGAAAGTTATTCAGCAATTGCGAAACGAAGCACACCGATTTGGAATTACGCATCATCGGGACAAAAGAAGCAAATCAGCACTCAATTCTTCGATAGAAAGTATTCCTGGAATTGGCGAAAAAACGATGTTGACATTGATACAACATTTCAAAAGTGTAAAAAGATTAAAATTAGCAACAGAAAAAGAAATTTCAGACGTTGTAGGTATATCAAAAGCCAAAAAAATTACCGACTTTTACAGTAAAAATAGTTAA
- a CDS encoding 5-formyltetrahydrofolate cyclo-ligase, whose product MNKKELRTKYKALRNQLSENELEEMSLAISNKVLTLPIWEKTYFHIFLPITEHKEVNTEYILHLLSGKDKEIIISKSDFETREMTHFLLTDNTKIKKNKYHIPEPVDGIEVPSKKIDVVFVPLLAFDKIGNRVGYGKGFYDKFLKECKLDTSGSELANQTIKIGLSFFEAEEKIEDVFENDVRLDYCVTPNEVYEF is encoded by the coding sequence ATGAACAAAAAAGAATTACGCACAAAATACAAAGCCTTACGAAACCAACTTTCCGAAAATGAGTTGGAAGAAATGAGTTTGGCTATTTCCAATAAAGTGTTGACACTTCCTATTTGGGAGAAAACTTATTTCCATATTTTCCTGCCCATTACGGAACACAAAGAAGTTAATACTGAATATATTCTGCATTTGCTTTCTGGAAAAGACAAGGAAATTATTATCTCAAAAAGTGATTTCGAAACCCGAGAAATGACGCATTTTCTTTTGACGGATAATACCAAAATTAAAAAGAACAAATACCATATTCCAGAACCTGTGGATGGCATTGAAGTTCCTTCCAAAAAAATTGATGTGGTTTTTGTACCTCTTTTAGCTTTTGATAAAATTGGAAACCGAGTAGGTTATGGCAAAGGTTTTTATGATAAATTTTTAAAGGAATGTAAACTCGACACGAGCGGTAGCGAACTGGCGAATCAAACCATCAAAATTGGGCTTTCTTTTTTTGAAGCTGAAGAAAAAATTGAAGATGTTTTTGAAAACGATGTAAGGCTAGATTATTGTGTAACTCCTAATGAAGTTTATGAGTTTTAA
- a CDS encoding lipoprotein signal peptidase, with product MSLRNAYLIVFILLLVDQFSKIYIKTNFILGQEVEVFSWFKIHFVENEGMAWGTEIPGTYGKLILSLFRLLVVPVIGYWLWDSVERKHSSNYLVVAISLILAGALGNIIDSVFYGVIFDDSSYQLATLFSDKPYGTWLYGKVVDMFYFPLFEGNWPEWIPVIGGQHFKFFNAIFNIADVAISTGVGILIVFNKKAFHHEH from the coding sequence ATGTCTTTACGAAACGCTTATCTTATAGTTTTTATCCTCTTACTTGTTGACCAATTTTCTAAAATATACATTAAAACTAATTTTATTTTAGGACAAGAAGTTGAAGTTTTTAGTTGGTTCAAAATTCATTTTGTCGAAAACGAAGGAATGGCTTGGGGAACTGAAATTCCTGGAACTTACGGGAAATTAATTTTATCTCTATTTCGTTTGTTAGTAGTGCCTGTAATTGGGTATTGGCTTTGGGATTCTGTTGAAAGAAAACACAGTTCTAATTATTTGGTAGTGGCGATTTCTCTAATACTTGCTGGTGCTTTAGGAAATATTATCGATTCTGTTTTTTACGGTGTTATTTTTGATGACAGTTCGTATCAACTGGCAACTTTGTTTTCGGACAAGCCTTATGGAACATGGCTTTATGGCAAAGTAGTTGATATGTTTTATTTTCCATTATTCGAAGGAAATTGGCCAGAATGGATTCCTGTTATAGGCGGACAACATTTCAAATTCTTCAATGCGATTTTCAATATTGCTGATGTTGCGATTTCTACAGGCGTTGGAATTTTGATTGTTTTTAATAAAAAAGCATTTCATCACGAGCACTAA
- a CDS encoding TraR/DksA family transcriptional regulator, producing the protein MIDEIARYSDADLAEFKELILKKIAKAQEDLDLIKSAYMNDLNNGTDDTSPTFKAFEEGSETMSKEANSQLAIRQEKFIRDLKNALFRVENKTYGTCKVTGKLISKERLMIVPHATMSIEAKNLQR; encoded by the coding sequence ATGATAGATGAAATAGCAAGATACTCGGATGCTGATTTAGCAGAGTTCAAAGAGTTGATTTTAAAGAAAATTGCCAAAGCACAAGAAGATTTAGATTTAATCAAGAGTGCTTATATGAACGATTTAAACAATGGGACAGACGATACTTCGCCAACTTTTAAAGCATTTGAAGAAGGAAGCGAAACCATGTCGAAAGAAGCAAACTCACAGTTAGCCATCCGTCAGGAAAAGTTTATCCGTGATTTGAAAAATGCACTTTTCCGTGTTGAAAATAAGACTTATGGAACTTGTAAAGTGACAGGTAAATTAATCAGCAAAGAACGATTAATGATTGTTCCTCATGCAACAATGAGCATCGAAGCGAAGAATTTGCAAAGATAA
- the ileS gene encoding isoleucine--tRNA ligase, with translation MSIKFTEYKGLNLPTVASEVLDFWKKENIFEKSVTTREGNPPFVFFEGPPSANGLPGIHHVMARAIKDIFCRYKTQKGFQVKRKAGWDTHGLPVELGTEASLGITKEDIGKTISVAEYNEACKKTVMRYTDVWNDLTEKMGYWVDMEDPYVTYKSKYMETVWWILKQIYNKDLMYKGYTIQPYSPKAGTGLSSHEVNQPGSYRDVTDTTIVAQFKALNETLPSFLQEFGDIHILAWTTTPWTLPSNTALTVGPKIDYVLVETFNQYTFRPVKVILAKNLVGKQFGKGFFPSTEASDFENFKEGDKKIPYQILTECKGADLVGIRYEQLMQLALPYHIPENAFRVISGDFVTTEDGTGIVHTAPTFGADDAKVAREAVPEVPPMLVLDENENLVPLVNLQGKFIDGLGSFSGKYVKNEYYTDGDAPERSADVEIAIQLKEENKAFKVEKYVHSYPHCWRTDTPILYYPLDSWFIEITKVRDRMFELNETINWKPKATGEGRFGNWLKNANDWNLSRSRFWGIPLPIWRNEEGTEEILIGSVEELYNEIEKSILAGFQAANPFKGFEIGNMDEANYDLIDLHKNVVDEITLVSASGKPMKRESDLIDVWFDSGSMPYAQWHYPFENKDKIDGNQDFPADFIAEGVDQTRGWFYTLHAIATLVFDRPSYKNVVSNGLVLDKNGHKMSKRLGNATDPFETIAEYGPDATRWYMISNANPWDNLKFDIEGIAEVRRKFFGTLYNTYSFFALYANIDNFTYAEAEVPLNERPEIDRWIISELNTLVKVVDEAYADYEPTKAARAISEFVQENLSNWYVRLCRRRFWKGDYAQDKIAAYQTLYTCLLTVSKLGAPIAPFFMDKLYRDLTLATNTEKFDSVHLAKFPVSVENFVDKSLESKMQKAQTISSLVLSLRKKEMIKVRQPLQKVMIPVLDENQKLEIEAVSDLIKAEVNVKEIVLLDDASGILVKQIKPNFKALGPRFGKDMGLIAKEIQSFSAEQINQLDKAGSITIVIGENNINLSLEDVEISSQDIEGWLVANSNGITVALDITISPELREEGIARELVNRIQNIRKDSGFEVTDKIKVHLQKNAALETAVKANEAYIKSETLTEILVFEEAINEGIEVEFDDIKTRISITK, from the coding sequence ATGAGCATAAAATTTACTGAATACAAAGGACTTAACCTGCCTACAGTTGCATCGGAAGTACTTGATTTTTGGAAAAAAGAAAACATATTCGAGAAGAGTGTAACCACTCGCGAAGGCAACCCACCATTCGTGTTTTTTGAAGGACCACCTTCGGCAAATGGACTACCGGGAATTCACCACGTGATGGCACGTGCGATTAAAGATATATTTTGCCGTTATAAAACTCAAAAAGGATTCCAAGTTAAGCGTAAAGCTGGCTGGGATACGCACGGTTTGCCTGTAGAATTAGGTACCGAAGCGTCATTAGGCATTACCAAAGAAGATATTGGAAAAACTATTTCCGTAGCCGAATACAACGAAGCCTGTAAAAAAACCGTGATGCGTTATACCGATGTGTGGAACGATTTGACCGAAAAAATGGGGTATTGGGTGGATATGGAAGATCCGTATGTGACTTACAAATCCAAGTATATGGAAACCGTTTGGTGGATTTTGAAACAAATCTACAACAAGGATTTGATGTACAAAGGCTACACCATTCAGCCGTATTCTCCAAAAGCAGGAACAGGATTGTCTTCTCACGAAGTAAACCAACCGGGATCTTACCGTGATGTAACCGATACAACGATAGTTGCCCAATTTAAAGCATTAAACGAAACTTTGCCTTCATTTCTTCAGGAATTTGGAGATATTCATATCTTGGCTTGGACGACAACGCCTTGGACTTTGCCTTCGAATACAGCGTTGACAGTTGGTCCAAAAATTGATTATGTTTTAGTTGAAACTTTCAATCAATATACCTTCCGACCTGTCAAAGTAATTTTGGCTAAAAATTTGGTTGGAAAACAATTTGGAAAAGGATTTTTTCCAAGTACCGAAGCTTCCGATTTTGAAAATTTTAAAGAAGGCGACAAGAAAATTCCATACCAAATCCTGACCGAATGCAAAGGAGCAGATTTAGTTGGAATTCGTTACGAACAATTGATGCAGTTGGCTTTGCCATACCATATTCCAGAAAATGCTTTCCGAGTAATTTCAGGAGATTTCGTGACTACCGAAGACGGTACAGGAATCGTGCACACCGCTCCAACATTTGGTGCTGATGATGCCAAAGTGGCTAGAGAAGCGGTTCCAGAAGTTCCGCCAATGCTGGTTTTAGATGAAAATGAAAACCTAGTTCCGTTGGTCAATTTGCAAGGAAAATTCATTGACGGTTTAGGAAGTTTTTCTGGAAAATACGTTAAAAACGAATATTATACTGATGGTGACGCTCCTGAACGTTCTGCCGATGTGGAAATTGCCATTCAGTTAAAAGAAGAAAATAAAGCGTTCAAAGTAGAGAAATACGTGCACAGTTACCCACATTGCTGGAGAACAGATACGCCAATTTTATATTATCCGTTAGATTCCTGGTTTATCGAAATTACGAAAGTGCGCGATAGAATGTTCGAACTAAATGAAACTATCAACTGGAAACCGAAAGCAACCGGAGAAGGACGTTTCGGGAATTGGTTGAAAAATGCCAACGACTGGAATTTATCCCGTTCTCGTTTTTGGGGAATTCCGTTACCAATTTGGAGAAACGAAGAAGGAACAGAAGAAATCTTGATTGGTTCTGTTGAAGAATTATATAACGAAATCGAAAAATCTATATTAGCAGGTTTCCAGGCAGCAAATCCTTTCAAAGGTTTCGAAATTGGAAATATGGATGAAGCCAACTATGATTTGATTGATTTGCATAAAAATGTAGTTGATGAAATTACTTTGGTTTCTGCTTCCGGAAAACCAATGAAACGCGAATCGGATCTGATTGACGTTTGGTTTGATTCGGGTTCAATGCCTTATGCGCAATGGCATTATCCTTTTGAAAACAAAGATAAAATTGACGGAAATCAAGATTTTCCTGCGGATTTTATTGCTGAAGGAGTAGATCAAACTCGTGGTTGGTTTTATACTTTGCACGCCATTGCAACCTTGGTTTTTGATAGGCCATCGTATAAAAATGTGGTTTCCAACGGATTGGTTTTGGACAAAAACGGACACAAAATGTCGAAACGTTTAGGAAATGCAACCGATCCTTTTGAAACAATTGCTGAATACGGACCAGATGCCACGCGTTGGTACATGATTTCGAATGCGAATCCTTGGGACAACTTGAAATTTGACATTGAAGGAATTGCAGAGGTTCGTCGTAAATTCTTCGGAACCTTGTACAACACTTATTCTTTCTTTGCGTTGTATGCCAATATCGATAATTTCACTTATGCCGAAGCAGAAGTTCCGTTGAACGAAAGACCGGAAATCGACCGATGGATTATTTCGGAGTTGAATACTTTGGTAAAAGTGGTGGATGAAGCTTATGCGGATTACGAACCAACAAAAGCGGCTCGTGCGATTTCGGAATTTGTGCAGGAAAATTTGAGTAACTGGTACGTTCGTTTGTGTCGTCGTCGTTTCTGGAAAGGGGATTATGCACAGGACAAAATTGCGGCTTACCAAACGTTATATACGTGTTTATTGACTGTCAGTAAACTAGGTGCTCCAATCGCTCCGTTCTTTATGGACAAACTTTACAGAGACTTGACATTAGCTACAAATACAGAGAAATTTGACTCGGTTCACTTGGCAAAATTCCCTGTTTCAGTTGAAAACTTTGTTGATAAATCGTTGGAGAGCAAAATGCAGAAAGCGCAGACCATTTCTTCACTCGTTTTATCGCTTCGAAAAAAGGAAATGATCAAGGTGCGTCAACCGTTGCAAAAGGTAATGATTCCAGTACTTGACGAGAATCAGAAGCTTGAAATTGAGGCGGTTTCTGACCTGATAAAAGCAGAAGTAAACGTGAAAGAAATCGTGCTTTTGGATGATGCTTCAGGTATTTTAGTGAAGCAGATTAAACCCAATTTCAAGGCACTTGGTCCGCGTTTCGGAAAAGATATGGGATTGATAGCCAAAGAGATACAAAGTTTTTCTGCGGAACAAATCAATCAATTAGATAAGGCAGGAAGCATAACCATTGTTATTGGAGAAAATAACATAAATTTATCGCTAGAAGATGTAGAGATTTCTTCGCAAGATATTGAAGGTTGGTTGGTTGCTAATTCCAATGGAATAACGGTAGCGCTGGACATTACCATCTCTCCAGAATTGAGAGAAGAAGGAATTGCTAGAGAATTGGTTAACCGAATTCAGAACATCAGAAAAGATTCTGGTTTTGAAGTTACCGATAAAATTAAAGTTCATTTGCAAAAAAATGCAGCATTGGAAACAGCTGTAAAAGCAAACGAAGCATACATCAAATCAGAAACACTAACAGAAATATTGGTTTTTGAAGAGGCTATAAATGAGGGAATCGAAGTAGAATTCGACGATATAAAAACAAGAATATCAATTACAAAATAA
- the recO gene encoding DNA repair protein RecO, with protein MLVKTKAIVISSLKYQEKSLIVKCFTQAHGLKTYFVRDAFSSRKSNQKIAYFQPLTILEIEAVHKNKGTLENFKEIKIATPFQSIHSDIFKSTIVMFISEILHHSIHEEEKNEHLFAFLETALHWLDNHDETANFHLILMLEITKYLGFYPDISEMEFPFFDANEGVFTPFHGIGSLTEHETNLFKKLIHLKFDNDQKTFHVIERQILLKILIDYYTFHLDGFRKPKSLDVLKEVFS; from the coding sequence TTGTTAGTCAAAACCAAAGCCATCGTCATTTCTTCTCTCAAATATCAGGAGAAAAGCTTGATTGTAAAATGCTTTACACAAGCACACGGTTTGAAAACCTACTTTGTTCGAGACGCTTTTTCTTCCCGAAAATCAAACCAGAAAATTGCCTATTTCCAGCCGTTGACCATTCTCGAAATCGAAGCCGTTCACAAAAATAAAGGCACTTTAGAGAACTTCAAAGAAATCAAAATTGCAACTCCGTTTCAATCGATCCATTCGGATATTTTCAAGAGTACGATTGTGATGTTTATTTCCGAAATTCTGCACCATTCCATTCACGAAGAAGAGAAAAACGAACATCTTTTCGCTTTCTTGGAAACGGCCTTGCATTGGCTCGACAATCACGATGAAACCGCTAATTTTCACCTGATTTTAATGCTGGAGATAACGAAATATCTCGGTTTTTACCCCGACATTTCCGAAATGGAATTTCCTTTTTTTGATGCCAACGAGGGTGTTTTTACCCCATTTCACGGCATTGGTTCATTGACAGAACACGAAACCAATCTTTTCAAAAAACTCATCCATTTAAAATTCGACAACGACCAAAAAACCTTTCACGTCATTGAAAGGCAAATCCTCTTGAAAATCCTGATTGATTACTATACTTTCCATCTCGACGGTTTTAGAAAACCAAAATCCTTGGACGTTTTAAAGGAAGTTTTTTCTTGA